The following is a genomic window from Sphingobacteriales bacterium.
TTCCCCCCTTCTCTTGCTTGACCTTTCAACTGCTTCAAGCTGATCGACAAAAATAGTTTTTGTGTCGTACAACAACCGCCCGATTAAGGTGCTTTTTCCATCATCAACGCTTCCTGCAGTAGCTAATCTGAGTAAATCCATTTTTTTCTAATTACTTTTTCTAAAATCCTGAATCTCAATATCTTTTTTGATTATTTTCAAAATTCATTATTATGCTGACACCGGTCTTCCAAAATTCCTTGATCTGCAATCCGTCATTTTCAATCAAAAATATCCTTCTTTTTTCCGGTCTTCCATAGCTGTTTCCGATCGTTTATCATCTGCCCTGCCAGCCCTTTCTGTTACCCTGAAAGCTGCCACCTCCCTGATAATATCCTCAAGAGAATAGGCTTCCGATTCTATCGCCCCTGTACAGGTCATATCACCAATAGTTCTGAACCTGATCAGTTTTTCTTCAGCCACTTCATTGGGTTTCATCACATTAACAGGATGAACTGCCAGCCATACGCCATCACGATTAAAAACCTTGCGTTTATGGGAGAAATAAAGGGAAGGCATTGGGATATTTTCCCGGGCAATATATTGCCAGACATCCATTTCCGTCCAGTTACTCAGCGGAAAAACCCTGAAATGTTCACCAAAATTTTTTCTGCCGTTAAAAAGATTCCAGAGTTCCGGACGTTGGTTTTTAGGATCCCACTCGCCAAATTCATTACGGTGGCTGAAAAATCTTTCTTTAGCCCTCGCCTTTTCTTCATCTCTTCTTCCTCCACCCATCGCACAGT
Proteins encoded in this region:
- the cysD gene encoding sulfate adenylyltransferase subunit CysD, coding for MSYTLSHLDHLESEAVFVIREAASVFSKPMLLFSGGKDSMVLLHLAWKAFLPARIPFPIVHIDTGHNFQETLDYRDEMVKKYEVQLVVGYVQDTIDSGKVKDETGVNASRNWLQSVTLLETIENHKFDCAMGGGRRDEEKARAKERFFSHRNEFGEWDPKNQRPELWNLFNGRKNFGEHFRVFPLSNWTEMDVWQYIARENIPMPSLYFSHKRKVFNRDGVWLAVHPVNVMKPNEVAEEKLIRFRTIGDMTCTGAIESEAYSLEDIIREVAAFRVTERAGRADDKRSETAMEDRKKEGYF